In the genome of Daucus carota subsp. sativus chromosome 9, DH1 v3.0, whole genome shotgun sequence, the window CAAATATTAAATATCTCTAGTATTGTTTGTTTTTCATCTTTCTTGAAAGTTATTCTGGTGTGCACGTTGACCAACTACATGGTGTCATATGTCACAATCCCTGTGATTCAGTTAATTGAACTCCTGCATACAAATCAAGTAGCATTTGTAATGCAGCTTTATTATTGCAAGCACTTGACCTAACAATGTATAAACTTCAAGAAAAGTAGTTTCAAGGAGCATTAAAATTGGATTTCCAGAGTTTATGTTCTGAATGTCatcatatatttgttaaattcgTTCTGCGTATAATAAACCTAGATGCAATTGCCTTCTTGGAGGTGTTTTAGGTTTATGTTTGTTCTTCTGTGGTACAGAAAACAGTTAGAACTAGCAAAAGCTTTCTTCTTTGTAGTACATATACTGGTAAGATAGTGATCATTGGATCAAGCCGCTCAATACTGGCTGATCTTCACATATTTACCTTAATGGTAATAATGCAATTGCTTGTTTCTGCTTAAAGGGTGAGCTGTATATTCCTCAAATTATAAGTTGGATCGAGTAGAAAAGATAACTGAAAGGAGCTTTTGAATGTCTCATCCGaatcttgtagctttattatctTCTTAGAATACAATACTAGAAATTCCATCCTACTCCATTCTGCAAAATTTTCACTTACCATCATGttacatgaatattattttcttcgTACTTCTGATTTTTTGTAGAAACAAAaggtaaaaatttgaatttcctaGCCTTGTTCTGGATATTCTCAGATGATTTCTAACCAACTTGTTATATCTAGGTGGAGGAACTGAATTTCTTGGTGGCTGAACTTGCACAAGTGCGTGGAAAAGAACGAGCTTTACTGGAACAATGCAAAGATTTCTTGTCCGTGCTAGCAGCTATGCAGGTGAGAGTTGTCTTCTGCTTCACCGCTCAGAAGGcacatttgtttttaattacttGTGGTTGTGctcttttaattatatattttttctctttATTTATACACAGGTTAAGTACTGTAGTTTGAGAACACATTTGTTACAGCATAACCATATACCAACAACCTGACAAGGGTAGGACTGTTAAAATAAGCTAACAAAATACGGAAATCATCAACTTAGAGAAACAACAAGCGAAGTCCTACAGCAATGACGGATTTTCATTCTGCAGTTTTTGTAGATCGTGTGGGTTTTCTATGTATCATATATGAGAATGACTGCTAACCATGTAATTGTTCTGTGCTTTATCTTGAATAATTCTGAAGGTTCAAAGCGTGTATAGAAAGAGACGCTTCCTAAGTTAACAGGGATCGAAGAACACCTTGCATGCACACACTCGACACTAGTATGGTCGCACTTATTTTGCACTTATTTTACAAGGCTTTCGAATCAGTAGAGTTGTGGGAAGTTTACATGGTAAAATGCATAATACAGCAAAAGGTTGAAGCTTATATTCTAAGACTTGCATATTCTGAACTCTTTTTGAGCTAAACATTGAATCTTCATTTGGTGCTCAACTAGATACAAACACATTTTCATAATGATCAATGGTATATGAATAAATCTTGATACACATCCTTAAACACTACAAACTTACTACCTAGATTATAGGACTAGTATATTTCACTTTTAATCTCCCAAGTAATAAACCTCCCAAGtaataaaaatacttttaatctCTCGCTCCCtcatctctccctccctctctctccccctctctctctctagttTTGAAAAAAACAACTTACTTAAAATGAGTTATGATTGGACAGACTGGACCAGTATCCAAACTAGATTGCTGGCTGACTTGAACCCTTTTTTACTTCCAAGTTGTCAAGCCCATTTGACACAAAATGTTCAACATAATTACTCATGTATTTGCATTTCAGTTCCTCAACACTCATGCTTTCACGGAGCAGCAGAATCAATTATTTGCATAACCGCAAGTCCGCCTGCTTCCGAGTTTTTTTAAGAAAGAAAGCAAGTGAATGCAAgtgttttcattttcatttttggaGTGAAATTTTTGAAGTGAAAGTATGTTATATTTGCATCCGCTTTCACTTGTTTTGCtcctttaaaaaaaacttgggAGCCCAAACAGGAGTGAAAGTTACGTAACTTTACTTTACTTTCACTTGCTTTTCTCCCTAATTATAACTCGGGAGCAGGGCGTAAATCTCCATCACGGATTAAACAAAATGTATTAATTCTATATTAAACATTTAAACCCATAGTATCATTAACCCAAATAAATATTCCCCGCGCTTTAGCTATTCGACCTCTTCTTACCGAACAATTAGCATACAACCAATTAAGaggaaaatataaatttaattatgcaGGCCTCATTTGTTAACAGGAGAATGGTACCAAACTGAACGACACCTGCTATTCATATCATTTGTCAAACTATACTTAGCTGGACGACACAAAATTTTACTGGACGACACCAAAATTTAGCTGAATGGCAGAAGCATAAAAAGCAAGCTGGATGATCCAGGACAGTCACGAGTGATGCGATGCCCATCAGTTTTTCTTTCCTTCTGCTCAATTTAGAGCTTGAGcattatttttcattaaaattttattttaaattaaatatataaatacgtgatttattttttcatttttacaacaagtaattttaatcaaaagaaCCTCATAAATATTATCATGGAACTATGTTATTCAATTTCGTTAAATCTTCTTGCAAGAAGTTAATTATAACAAAGGATTTTAATTATAGCATTGCATAACTATTTATTCAATttcttaacaaaaataataataattaaatatcacataatatatctacattattattcagaaaatttTTATCAAACAATATCTATTCATTCAGCGTTCAGAAATTTTTATCATCCAGAAATTTAATCATTCAGAAACTGTCGTTCAAATTTAACAAATGAGCCCGTAGTTTCACATCTACGTATCCAATCTGATTTTGCTACTAATCTGTAGCCCTTGTTCCTTTAGACTTTAGCGATTTAAGGTCACacctagggctgagcattcggttcggttaaccgaataccgaaccgaaattaccgaaatatttcggttcggttaaccgaaccgaaatatttcggttctTAATTCGGTTATGGTTTTCTGTGTATTTCGGTATTTCGGTTTTTTCaccgaattaaccgaaaaaaccgaataaccgaaatatttaaaattaaaaaaatatatatatatatatacataaaagttTATTTTTCCAATACATCTTAATACTATCTCTTGTTCAATTAAAGGTTAAAACACACCGACTCGCTCACCAGAGTTCACTGACCAGACCTCACTCGTCACTAGCATCCAgcatcttccacaatcttgTCTTCTGGGTTTCGATGGCATCACTGAGCCTCTTTCTCTCCGGTCTTCACGCAGCATCTTATACATCTTCATCGATTAAGGTAGGTGTAACTGATTTGGGGAAATCAGTTGAAATCATTGAATTCAACTCACCTTTGATTTGGGTGTCAATTCAATGGAACTCAAAcaatttcatgtttttttttttagttttataaatttcggtttttttttcggtattcggttttaaccgaaataaaaatTTCGGTTCGAGAAAATAACCGAATTTAATTCGGTTCACTATTCGGTTATGTTTTTTGAGCTTATTCGgtatttcggttatttcggtaattcggttcggtttttaccgaATAATCAGCCCTAGTCACACCTATCATTTCCGGTACCGAAGTTCATTTTTAGGACCACAattactttttaatattatcattattttaaaaatatgtaagtAATCATGATTAATCACTAATTAATCCATGTCCGTAACTTGTtgaattgattaaaatttttgattatttgattaattatctAGACAAATCTGGGATCAATTTGATTAACCAATTAACCTTCAACTAATTTTTCTGTGTCTTCACCGATTAAATCCGAATCCCCATTTCTACAACGAataaatgtatattttaattttcctTGTCTGCTAAAAAGTTTAATCaaagataaaatatatcaaataattgTTTTCACCATTCTCATTTGATGATTTATTCACATAAAAATCCGGAAATCTCCAAACCAAGTCCATAAATtccaaaattatgaaatattgaGACTGTTTGATTAAGATTAAAGACAGTGCTTCTTTCTAGAAGTAATGAACAGGACTAGAAGTGCGAATCAAATTAATATGagtgattaaattgtttgggaaaaaagtagaagttctgaaacaaaagttagtggAGATGTTTGTATTCAAAAAGCAGGAGCTGCTTCTAACTTCTGCTTTTATTGATCTGTTTgcgtaaataagtagaagtacttttaaaaagatgaaaatGATAAGTTCTCTCTCAgagtttctgcttcttttccaaacactttattagcttatttacttctcacttttaattAACTTCTTTAAAGATCTTTACTTTAAGCACAAAATCACTCTTGTTAAGTTTGTCCAAACAGTCTCAGTATTCTCAACTTCATAcaagtgcttctaactttttAAACAAACAGATCAAGAAGAGTATAAGTCGACCTCTTGTAGAAAAAGTCGGAAGTCCGTGTTGCCAAAGAGGCACATTAACTCATTCTCGATTTCGAAGTTAAACGAAATGAATTCTTCAATCCAACGAGATGTAAATCGGATTAGGATTAAATGGGACCCACCCTACTCGAAAGACAAATGTACCAGGTATATATATTACCGCCTAGTGTTTCAACTTGTGAGTATGTGTTTGTATCTATCAATAAGTCAGGGATTATTGTAATAGCCAATAGGTCAAGAATATTGAGGTTGTTGATACACATAACCGAATCGCTACAAGTCTACAATGTTGTTTGGTCATCACTAGcaagtttaaattattaaataataatatcttttgttttatttagcTTGGAAGTATAAACTTTGCAGGTAGTTGTTGAATTTTAATTGTGACAGAAAATGACAGCAGAAAGTAACActcttcctatctctattattTTTTACTATATATTCTCAATCGTCCTATCGTATCAGGAGTAAATCCAACTGTAAATTTTCTTCTTACGAGTGGTAACATCAATGCCTGCTTTTAACTGATGTTGATTTACCTTGAAATATAGTATTATTATTCGGGTTTTTTCGCTTTATcatttacttttatataatttctattCTAAAATGTTTTTCTCGTTTTAATAcagttttaaaataataatttctaagaatataaaatattattatatttatttttttcttctaccATATCTCTGTTCTATGatgacataaaatttattattaaatataaataaggtataagaatttatttattttaatttatgtgtttaaatcattttttaatatatacaatttatattgAACAAAAAGTATTAATATGATAGAACAATATtatggattatattttaaaaatgattttatatattttaaaatgatttatatCAATGAAGTTTCAAATGATagagaaataaaattttaatatgaaagAATGAGCTCACAAATTTTGATGTGATTTATATACATGAAGTTTGACATGAAGTTTGAcatgattaaaaaataaaatttgatgaatcaTAAAATAATGAACCTTCAAAATTTTTGATACCTCAAATGAAGCTCAAACACCAAGCGGACTTGGTTTTGAAATGCTCACTATTACGgtatgtttttaataattttggattCGGTTATCGTCAATTTCCAGTGCAAGAATAGCTTTCACcggaataaaaaataaattcatcacTGCAAAATGATTTTCAAGTTTCGGAATTACGAAACTGAACGatattcataaaattattttaaatcatttcACCCATAAAAAGTGAAATATTACTTCCGGTGGTAAATAAAAATCCACTAATCACCTCCTTAATTATCCTCACCTTTTTTAATTCATCATATAAATAGTCTTAATAATTTTCTCTCGCCTCTTAAACTCTGATTATTACACACAACTCCACTCCCAAACGTCGTCGTTTCGGACTCCTCGGAAGGTGGCCGCCGCTTCGCTCTCCCGCCGGAAAAAATCTCCGCCGGCAAATTTGACGTCAGGCTCAGATCAAGATTGCTCAGATGTGCTCTTGCCACGTCATGATCGAAGTTATATCTCTCCGATTCGTTCAATTCTTGCGACGACGATCGGAACAGGTCGATGACGTCACTTCCCGGCGCCGGAGCTCCGGCGAAAAATTCGGACGAGGAGGATAGTTCGCCGCCGCGGAGCACGGTTTCGACGGCGGCTTGGCACACGTGCCAGTTCCCGGTCCAGAGCAGTCCGACGGCGCCGTTGACCGGGTTGACCGTCCGGCCACACGCTTCAAATAACAATGACTGAAATAAAGCtgcacaaaaataaaaataaaacagatCAGATCCAAAATAATGTAcataaattcattttattttaaatacagatcataaattttaaaataaatcacccATTTCCAACTCTCGACAtctcataaatataataaaatatgaaattttgatAGAAAAACGAACATGTACCAATTAAAAAACTAAATAACCCAATTTTTTCGGTTCTCAGATATTCAAGCACTAGTGAGCTTTGGAACCTAGTATCATAACATAAAACCACTTATATTTCCGATTAccgttttttacaacactgtaACGTGTACCTGGTCGTTGCAACTCGGGTACAGCGGATAGGAACGACATGAGGCCCGCGCGGCCAAAGAATTTAGCAACAAAAACGGTGGCATTAGCTTGAGCTTGAGGGCTGTGATCGATCCCTTGGAGGCTCTGTCTCAAAATGCAATTTTCATTACAACCCTTGCGAAGAACACGACAACCATTGCAACTCATGTTGACAACATAAGCAAGAAGGTAGGGGAGATTTGAGGAGTTTATTAGGGTTTGGTAAGAAAAGAAGGGAATGAAGGTTTGAGGGGAGGCTTTGAAGGAAAGAAAGGAATGGAATTATATAGAGGAAACAAATGCATGCATTGGAGGAAAAGGTTAAAGAGTGAATTATTGGTGGGGTTGTGTAGTGGAGATGGAatctaattttgaaattttgagttTGGGTAAATTATAGTTTATGCTCCTTTATAATGTTGTTTATAACAATGATGATGATTACGTTTTGTTATTATTTCTAGGTACAGCAGTACCGTTTCGGATCGAAAACGTCTCATATTTTAGATTCACTTTTTTTCTCAGTTATGTTTAAGAAgtgatttattttgtttttttattaaaatataaacttgtTGGTAATAActgtttgattagttttttgtGACACATATCAAAGCCTAACCACTCCAACGGTGGACTAAaaaatgatccaaatttgggtctactgatccaaatttggatcactactattcactgatctgaatctttttaacattaaaatattattatttttattatttgataattttgttaatgttattaaagatagattaattaagatttgaatataattaaaacaacgattaattataaattagaatttcaacagtttatcaatcgctacagaaaatcaaagataaatattgCCAATTTTGAATTTCGAAATACACTTATTGAGCATTTGTGggaaaaatatactaattctgagaattagtattttaatgtaatattttaatgctttaaatttatttttatgtaccgttttaactttttcaaattattttgtaatattttatctttgtctGGTCATTAattgtattaatataattaatgatgaaattagttaatcattttttaaaatatataaaatcaaagtatatgaatattataaggaTGAgtgaatttgaatttatatttggaTCACCCAATTAGAATAGCATTTGAATCTCGCCCTAAATTTAGATCATTTGATGCTCCAAATTTGGATTTATGGTTGGAGTTGGCCTACATGTTTGGAAGCTCTCAAATTTTATTTGTCAATAAAAAGATCAATCGTTGTGGTTCTTTCTTATTTATcgtttttcatattttcttcaaataatATGATACCCAATCAAAATCAAACCATAAAAATTTCCAAACTAATCGACCCAAACATATTTTAGTCAAAAAAAGTTGGACAATCCTCAAATCCAGGTCAGAGTCGACTCGTTACAAATATTTGGCGTGCAGAAACATATTATAGTACAATTGTGGTGCATTAGTTAACGAAGGTGGATTGAGTTGAAAGTGacgaatgaaaaaaaaataaggactGGAATGAGTGAAAGTGACAAAAGAAAAAGTGTGGAAAAAAGGGAGGTGCTAAGGGTTCCAATTCCAAAGGAGTtggacaagagagcggctcctTGTCCCCGCGACTAGCTGGTTCCGCCCATGCTTCCCTCGGAATTCCATTCCCCTTTTTGCTCTTCGACCGAAGGCATCTTTTCGCcgcttcttcttttcttttcgtttAAACTTTCTTCCGTCACAATTAGAACTCCCTCTGTTCCATTCATTTCGGtacaaatttttttagaatGTCACATTCAATGATAAAATTTTActcgttttgttttttttcggcgctttgatttttaggcagggctcggctcggctcgtaaaCAGCTCTAATTGAGGCCCTCTTGCACATATATagtaattttttaattgaaatcagTCTTCTAACTAAAACGAGCCGATTTGACATTTAATAATAACTTTAtaagttttattaattttaacattattaaaacatataaaagattgtattataatataatacatgaataaacaaaatatcaaatttacttCATACATATGAACATTTGAATTTTCTGGTTAGTAATCAATGTATTGTCTTGTTGTAATGCATGATCTACATAAAACTAGACACAATTAATACTCTAACGTGTGTCCTATTGCCCCCTATTTCTCTATTTCTCTCCCCTTCCCTATCCCcatttcttcttctttgttAGGCTGCTGTACACAACCGCCTTATGGTTATATCATATGTATCGAATGCTTATGTACTATTTGATGCTATATTGCTTATTTATTGGATAATTTACTGTTCGcataaaatcacgcaagcgtacgtggccacaagtaatatagaatcaaATTAAGTCCGTTCCCACAAATACTAGTGTTTATCAGTGAATGCACTTATGCAACAG includes:
- the LOC108200762 gene encoding LOB domain-containing protein 37; protein product: MSCNGCRVLRKGCNENCILRQSLQGIDHSPQAQANATVFVAKFFGRAGLMSFLSAVPELQRPALFQSLLFEACGRTVNPVNGAVGLLWTGNWHVCQAAVETVLRGGELSSSSEFFAGAPAPGSDVIDLFRSSSQELNESERYNFDHDVARAHLSNLDLSLTSNLPAEIFSGGRAKRRPPSEESETTTFGSGVVCNNQSLRGERKLLRLFI